Part of the Lolium rigidum isolate FL_2022 chromosome 6, APGP_CSIRO_Lrig_0.1, whole genome shotgun sequence genome, caattCTACCCAAGAcatggttttagcaaaggtcactttgaggtttatagcacttgacttgatgagctacttcggttccaccaaggtcaagtgagacTTCGCCATTCtgtggattgttttactttaaagcgcgaaaattccccagattttctatgcatgaatgcaatgcacacaagtgtttcctctatttttgtaaccacatatcctgggatattacagaaaaCCTAATGTTTTCTTGCTCAGGAAAATcgccgctctccccgtccgtatcATCTCGTGATTGCTATTTTCCCTTTTGTCCTATTTTTCTGCCATCATTTGTAGGTTTTGTTGTTAATCATCTATAAATTTTCATAAAATAGCTATTTTTTTATTGTAACTAAATATGGAGCTACCACTTAACCAATTTTTCATAACCACAAACACATGGTTTTTTGTTGTAAACCAACGTGtagcaaaatatttgttgtttaatcacTTTTGTATAACAttactttttttgaattttttttggagattttgttgtaatagtaaatATTTTTATAAACCAGGTGAGAGATTTTGTTACAATCTTTACTATATAAACGCCAATATGACGCTGTGCAGGATGAATTCGATTGATCGATCGATTTGTTTCCGACTCATGCACGATCGTAGCGGCCTAGATAAAACATAATCCGTCTCTGGCCCATACATGATTAGAACAATTATAGAACAATCGTGGTACATCGCGCTGGTTTGCACTTAGGACCGTCGATTGTTCTGTAATTAACCCACATGCCTAGCAAAATAGAATCCATCGGTTTGCACTCGGTCGCCTGTCATCCGCGGAGCCAAGACGTCGACGGGGAACAGCTAGCCAGGCGAGGGATAGGAGCGACTACCGGCGCGCTGCCGTCGATGGAGAAGGACCGCGAAGGGGAAGGACGAATGTGCTAGATGGGAAGGAGGGGAGAGCGGGTAGGCCTGGTGGCGCCATGGGGATCAAAGTCAGCGACAATGGCCTTGAGGCTTGTGGCGCTGACCACAGCTCAAGAGAGAGGGTTGTATCTCTGCTCAACTGAAAGTCACATAATATTAGTTGGATATTTGTTCCAAACCGGTTATGTATCATATTTGTCCCGCAAGCTAGCTGATGAACTCTACCCTACTCCTGTGAACTGCACCGGTTACCTATCATCGTTTCTATTCTCTCTGATTTTCTGATTTAGCGCTTTGTTATGTGCATGTTGTATGTTCGAAAAAAAATCCTAAGTAATGATGCCGCTACATGCCTCTAATGAAGAAACAATGATACAATGGAGCAACCGAGTTTGGTTAATTACTGGCTATTGCACTGTGAAGAATATGCTAACTTATACTGTATATGCGCTTTACTTGCGTAGCGATTTCATTTTTTATGGAAGCCAGAAAttaaatcctaaatttctaggacattaaaaaaaaatctagatgCATCATCACTAGCAGATTGGGATTCCTGGGAAGTTCGGGTGGATACTTATGTGAGCTAATAAGCATCGTTGTTGTTTCATGTATTTGCCACAGAAAAACTATACAACAAAAAACAATGTATTGTTCTATTGAGTGTTGGCatgtgcttccatagaccccaAATGTCAAAACAATGTAAACCACCGAAGAAGTATCTTCGTGAGTGAAACACAAGAACGGTTGAGATTAAACTCGAGATGAGGGGTAGgatggctgagattaaatgataccaCGATACCTCTTCGGGTGGTTACACtgttttaagatttggggttctacGGAAGCACAAGCCATGAGTGTTGAGGGCTTATTCCGATTATCATCATATATTTAAATTGATGTCACAATATTACATTACACAGAAACAAGTAAACAGAGGCCTTTGTGAAATTCGATTCCATGGACACCATATGGatataaaatataaaatttattttattttatgtggCAACGTAGCACCGCACGGgctctatgctagtacttggtataaCTTGGATCCAGGTGgcatttttgttgtaaatatggGGAAGGTCAGCCCTAAAGGGATAAACCTTTCACTTTAACTGGGGAAGAATATAATTACGGGttaaatttcagaaaaacagGGGGCAAAATGCAAATATTACGATGCGGTTGATTCCAAACGTTGGATAGAACGACCGATTTTTGGGGCGACCGACCCCTGGCGTTCCCCTAAAATTACTGCGTCGCTTCCACCGTAGCCGCGCTTTCAACTAGGCCCACCTGAAAATTAACGCTAGCCATGGCCCATGTCAGCCCAGCTACCCAGCCGGCCACTCGCCTGATACCCGAGCCCGCCCTGGACCTCAAGCCCGCCGACAGCAAAAGTAGGCGTCTCCGAATTTCTAATCTGTGACCAAGTGAGCCCAGCAAGCTCCCCTCAGCCGCCCTCCAAGCTCTCTCCTCCGTTGCCGCCGCCAGCTCCTCTCCCTGCGCCGGAGCTCCTTCGCCGGCGGCAGAGATGGTTAGAAAAGCAACCCGGTACGATCCCTTCACTCACCCCGCTCGATTTATTTCCGGCAGCGTTGGTCTCCTCAAGTCTTCAATgccagaagaacaaaagaaacaacCCGCTCCCGTCTCACTCCTTTGGGCGTCCAAACCCTAGCACCGCCGGGGGACCCTCTCTCCACCGGTGCCACAGGCTCTGTGCACGGTCCTGGCAGGCCTCGCCAACGAAGAGAAGGCAGTTTGTGGTCCCGTGGCGTTCTTGGTCTCTGCACGCCAGTAGATAGACTTGAAACATTATCAATAAACAGGATATTGCAGTTCAGAAATTAGACGTCCTTCGTGGAATCCGTCTAGTATCGGCTAGGCCTCGCTTGCGTCGCTTCTTATATTTGTAACTTGTAAGTGTCTGTTCTCCTGCATCTGAACCTTGCTGCAACCTTGTAGCTATGAGCCTGGACCGGCATTTCAGGAGAGCGGAGAGGAGGATATGCTCGAAATCTCGCCGTCAGACTCCACCGAACTTTGGCTAATCCAGTGGCCTATAAACCATGTAAAACTTGGAAGCTGACTTtttccacctatgtgtcatgttaCTGGTACGCTTCATTTGGGCTCCTTGGTAACATGTTTCTCTGTTATCACACAGGTGGATGCTTCAGATTTTCACGGAAAAGAAGTTTCACTTAAGCTTCACAAAGACGGAAACTTGGGAAACCTGGAGTCTTTCTCGGGTAAGATAAATGACATGTATTATGTTGAAATTGTTTTCACTTGATGGATTACATGTTTCGGTGATCTTAAAATTTCTCAACATTCAGCAACACCTGAGTTTGCTTTTGGTAAATTCTGTCACGCTTCAGCGATGATCGACCCTATTTTTTCTGAAGTGTGTTTTTATTTCTAAAGCTAGTGTTCCTCATATAAATGGAAGTATTTTCTTATCAATGGTGAAACTGGTCTCTCATACTGTTAATATGATTCGGCAATGCTGCTTCTTTGATGGTTACTAATGTAATGCCAGGACAAAGAATTATTGGCTTCAGTTCTTAGTTTAGAGTGAACTTGCTCTTATTCAAATTTGCTTGTTTACCTTTACACAACAAAATATTAGTCTGTATTCACTCCTTGAAATAGAAATATGAATTAGCATGATGTTACACTTAAGTTTGCATTAAGAAGATGTTACTCTTTTCGGCCTCTGAATCTACAAGTTTCGTGTTTAAACTGAAATTTACTTGCCAACTTCCTCATGTATTGGCCCTTACATCCTCCTTAACTAGAAGCTAGCTTGACGACATGCCATCCATCACTCCGTCAGCAACAAGTTTTTGTACTAACTGACATGTCTAGTCCCTTCTCCATTTTCATAGAGTTGAATTagctttattttttaaaataagtattaatacttcccaacaaacttTCATTGATATCTCTAATGCAACATTATTTTTCAGGGAAATCATATGAACTCGTCAGCTTCGCTGCTCAGCAGCCAGATGCAACCGTATTTCTTCCATCAGGATCTGAAATGAAAGCTGGTACTTGGAACGTCAAATTAGTACCTTTTTTGTACAGTATTTTGCCCTTCTTAAAGAAATGTGAAATTGCTTGGAATATATTCTTTTGGTCTTAGTTTAATATTTTCAAGCAATATTGATGACATAGTTGAGAGATTTGTACACCCATGTACTTTGCATTACGTAGGAACACATACTAATATTCTGCTTGTCTGCCAGAACATGAATTCACTGGATACAAGTCAATGATTGTTTGTAGCACCACATTTTATTGCTTAAAATGTGCATCTTAATTTGTTATGGCACCATGCGGTATTACTTGTCAACTTGAGCTGTTGTGATCTTCTAGGAAATGACAAATACGAGAAGTAGAAGCAGTATATGACACTTCATCATTGAAAGTTTTCCTCGTAATTTCTACCAATTACGAGTTGCAGCACAGGCTTATTGCTCTGTGTTAAAGCAACTAAGGAAATAAATATCAACACAATAAAGAGGAGACAGAGTGAACCTTAGAGGTTGACTGACATACTAGGAGTTGGAAATGTGCCAACTAATAAAAAGTACCTTTTTAAAATAATGCTTCCGTTGTTGTGTGTTTCGGGAGAATCgttgattctcttttatatgtATGTATTTTAAAAACAAGCTGGTGTAATAGCTATCCTCCAACTAGGTAATAGAAGTATATCCTGTCTTTAACTACGTATATAAACTAGAGTAGTTCTGTTCTGTTCTTGTTTTTGACACAAGCACACAAACAATTTGGGAAAGAAATGTCGTGCTTTTTGCTTCACTCTGGTTTAACAAAAACTGGGGTAATATATCAGTTCTTGGTGGTGGTGTTCTTTCCAAATAGTTATGAGCACTCTATTTCCCCTTATATTTATTTCTGTGTTATGCTCTCTGTATGCAAACTGACCTTTTCACTAACAAATATATGAACGAATTCCAGTGGGCAAGATTTCACGCAGAGTTAGCTTGGTCCGTTACCCTGAACCTCAAGAATTGGAGAAAGAGAAACCTGGTTTTGGGAGTCTTATGACTCCTGGCAGTAAGAAATCTGCAGGTATTTCTTTTTAAAGACTTATTTCTTCACTACTGCCATCTTTATGCTCTCAGTGCCACAGACAAGTTAGGCAGGACAACACTCCAATCGGCTGCTCATCGGCCGGTCGAAATCACTAGATTACAATGGGTTAAACCTGGAAGATTTAGCTGGATTTGCCAAAATATTCTGAATCAAATACATTAAGAAATCTTCATCCATGGTATTTGAAGAGAAAGAATAAGAATGCAGTGTCATTTACCTCTGCTAAACTAAGCATAGCTGCATATACAAAAACATCAGCACAGTAGCCTCATAGGATGTACTGATTGTGTTAATGTTGATGTGCAAGATGTCGAATTCATTGGTACTTTCATCTCTGATGAAGTGTTGCCTGCTAGTTTTCAAAATGTCGTTTTGTCACATAGGAATAGAAGCAACTGCTAGTTTTCATGATAACCATGGCAGTCACTTACCGATGCGTATGACCTTCCAGGTTCTTCCAGGAAGACTATGTCTCGGTTCACTAGTGCATCGAAGAACCGCAGCAGCCAAGGATCAGCATTCTCTCTGGGTCAACATAGTGCGGAGCCAGTGTCTAAACACAAGCAAAAGAAGAGAAGGGACGAAAGCAGCTTGGGCCACTCAAACATGTCTGGGAAGTCCTCCCAAGGGTCCCAAGCTCGTGGAACAGAAAGCAACACAACCTCCAAGATACCGCAACCGTCAGTAGAGAaatccaagaagaagaagaaggttagAATTGCAGAGTAGCAgaagcagcggcagcggcagcagtgCCATCAGTCAGCCACACACCCTGGAGAAGAGATATGCTAATTTACCCTGAACCGTCAGTAGTGGCTCCTCTTTGTTGTCACTGCTCGATTAGACGATATGATATTTCTTCCCCTGTTGTCTTGTTCTTCCTGTAATTTTCGCCAGCTTTTATAGCGTTCTGAATGCATCCAAGCTGGTCTTATATGATTCAAAACCAAGCAGGGATTTCTTCTTCCCTTTGAAGTTGGTCTTGAGCTTTGGcattcgcggaggaaggaggctggTTGTAGGACGCACAATTGGGTTTACTCTATGGTTAAATGTGCTTGAGTGTTCTCAGGAAAAAAATACTCCAGTATTGGTTTACAATTCAAAGCATCCAACTTGATGGTAGTTCCTACTTCTTGGGCATTGTTACATTCGGAGCAATCCGAGGGTGGTCAGACCATAGGAAGTCCGCGACGGAGATGTAATAACCTTCGGCTGGACCTTGTTCCTGCATCATTCTTTGTTGTGTGTTCCTTGGCCTTTGTAGTCTTGTTTGTGCAGCAAAATTTGCGTCAACATGAATCGTCAGCCCGGCAAGAACTGGAATTTGCCATTTTCATGTACTTTTACTGTGATGCTGATCTGCGCGTAGAGTTATAATCGAACTGTTTGGATGGCGCCCACACGATTTTGCTGCTCTGGGTTAGCCCAGTCGTTTTGGCgcaaagggtgtgtttggttgatgCCCACGCCAACCCTACCGGATATTTGATAAGAGTTGGCTGCAAATGTTTTGGTCAAAAAATTATTTGCCCTTGTTTAGCCAACTATTTGGTAAGAATAAGTAAAAGGGGTAGATGTGCATTCGCAACCAAAATTTTAGCTACAAACCAAACAATGACCAAAACTGGGTGGGCATTTTTGGCAAGGCTACATGGGATCTAAACCAAACACACCCCAAAACTGAACGGTTAGCCAAAAAATGGTGTGGATCTGATATTTTGGCCTCAATCCAAACCGACGCCCTCACCCAAGTCAACGCTAAAAAATTGGTCGGGCGATACCTGCCTACAATCCATACATCCCTTTATTCACTGATTCAGTTTCCTTTTTGGTTGCCTGAAGAACTAGCAGGGAGAATTCAGGTGAAGAAGTGAGTAAAGCATACACGCACAATACCCTGAAACATGCCATAGATATTGTCTTCATCAGGTCTGAACATCCTCAAGGAATCGTGGGCGATCTGCCACATGATCTTTGTTGTGCGTGCCATACTGCCATTATCATCTAGTAGCACCTGCATCACGTCACCGAAACAACTCTTGCAATCATACGGCGAGAAGAAGCACAGACTTTCTAAAAGAATATTATATAGTCCGATGAAATATGCATCAATATGTGCAGTTTTTTTTGTTGCCTCGTCATCCCCTAAAAGGATTATTTCATTACAAGCGTTTCATTCTAACTATCACTTAACTACTCTCAAACTAACAGGATGAACTTAGATGCTGCAACAGACTTATTTAAGGGAGTTAGGGAGATACACTGAACATCTGAACATGGCTATAGAATTCAGACAGCGGCACAGCGCCGTACGTACTTACCGTCCGGCGGCCGGCCGGATTCATCATGAATTCTGGTTCATGATTGATTCATTGCAGTCAGTCACGTCACACGCACCCACGCACGCATGTCTCGCGCGCTAGCTTTCTCGGTTCTTAGACAGATTTTCTTAACAAGGAGGTAGCTAATCAATCCGTCAGTCAGAGAGCGGGAGGAATCTAGTTATGATGTCGTAAAACAGCAAGGCTGAGCGTCAGGGAATTCAAAATCACAGCAGGATTTGTTGATAacacctcttcctcttcttttttTGCAGATTATCGTCGTAGAAAATTGTCGCACGGGGACGCCTATATACATAGAGTACAAGGTCCCTTTGGAGATCAAGCCGTTTCTTCAGAGTTCAGACTTGTCAGTATTGCATGAATTAGCTAGCTAGAAAGCGGAGATTTTCATTTGTATATATGCGTTTCTATGCGAACTCATGATGTATTTTTCACGGGACCAGGTTCATGTACTGAATGTGCTACTGATGCAAATGTGCAATGCAATGTAATGGTGACTGGATTTGGCACTGAATACTGATGCAAAAATGTAACGATGAACCCCACGACAGTACTGCATGGGCTGCACACATCGCCATCGCCTTATTAGCTCGCTTGGACCATACCTGCTGCATGTGCTGCATCCATCGGCATCGGCTACGCAAGGTCCTTTCCAGGACCTGTCGTCTTCAAATCTTCACATGATATTGCATTCAACGTTTTCCATATATATACATACACTTTTCAGTGTTATTTAAAGCTTATCTATATTTCTCACCAGCCCCCTGCTGCATCTATAAAAGGCCCGGCAAACCCATCAATCAAAGTGTCCTCCAGCTCATGCCCCTCTCCCCATCtcgtccttcttctcttcttcctagCATGGCTGCCGAAAGATCAGGCTAAGCTCTTCAGCCATGGATCGGTTGGTCGAGCAGATTCGCTTGCCCGTCGCCTAACATTAGGCTTGGGGACTATGATGCAGCCAAGGATGACTTGCCGATCGATCCATCCACGCTGATTAGATTTCATGACACATGACATGCATCGATCGATCGGCGAGTTGTTCTTGGCTACACCTTAGCTCCTGATCCTCATGTTAGGCCGGCTTGCGGTGACATTACCCAATACCCAGCTACTACTTCCCGTTAAAAACAAGGTGAGGATATAAGATGCTCAGCTCATTTCTCTAAGCCGGTCTTTGACTTCAATTTCTTGCATATCTTCAGTTAGGGTGTCATGCTATGCTGCTATCTTTAGTCGCCATGCATCTCTCTCTGATTGGGCTAGCTAATTTAATAAATCGACAGATTGATCTTATCTGTGCACGGACCAGATGCCCACTTGCGGGGTGTGCAGAAACTGCCAATTGTATAAATATACTGTGATAGCTCCTGCAGATTGCATGGGCACCGCGCCTGGACCAATCGTACAAATGGTACTATTAAGCAAAAAATCAACCTTTCAGAGCGGCGAGACACCATACTGCTACGGTTTGTTGcgtctcaagtttagcaagttatTAGTGACAGAATTTTTCCTAGCATAGAAAAACACTGAACACACCATAACAAGCGATCATAGCAGTTATGTTAATTTGGGTCTAGCCATTTTTAGATACTTGGTGTTTGATCATGTCATTTTTTTCCTCAATAAGTTGCGTAGCGATACATTTACGGACACAGCTCTTTAGCTCCTGGGCACCCATGCTCCCAGTGCGAAAAAATATTAAAACTCATAGTAACATGAAAAATGTTCTCAAAATAGCCATGCGTGCATATTTGAATGTTCATTATAGACGGAAAAAAGCTCAAAAAATATATCGATGTTTGCATTCTGTACAAGAATAGCAAGCAGCATGGGTCAAAAGCGCAAATTCAAAATTGTAGAAACATGACAAAACTTTGTATTTTTACACATGTTGAATTATCTTGAATTGTTTTATGCAAATTTATCAGTTCAACAAACATATACTCCCTTTGTTCTAAATTAAATGTCACAGCGTATCTGGACAAAACTGACAAACTTATTTAGGACAGATGTAGTAGATTACTACGGCTGCGGATCTTCTAGTGATTTCTGACAATCATCTTGTTCGTGTAAACATTTGAAAAGTTAATTCTGTACCAGGAGCACGGGTACCCGGGAGCCAAAGTAAATCATCGTGCATTTACCTATTTTATTTGGATGACTGGTGCATTTATTATTGCGCTCGAGAATATGTGCATGCGATGAATACTTGCATGATACGAGATACAAGATATGGGAAGTACTTGCTCTAAGTTGTCCTAGCTAGAGTCTGTACTAGTAAAAAAGCCAATTTAGTCACTCTATATAAATAAGATAGAAAAGGGACTCAACGAAAGAAGAGAAACGCTTCGGCCCGTCctgtcgctccccgcgggcgacgggcgggcgattcccccaaaccctagccccagcCCCCTCCTCCCCgctccccacgccgccgccgccggcgtcaaccgccg contains:
- the LOC124661538 gene encoding mediator-associated protein 2 is translated as MVRKATRYEPGPAFQESGEEDMLEISPSDSTELWLIQWPINHVDASDFHGKEVSLKLHKDGNLGNLESFSGKSYELVSFAAQQPDATVFLPSGSEMKAVGKISRRVSLVRYPEPQELEKEKPGFGSLMTPGSKKSAGSSRKTMSRFTSASKNRSSQGSAFSLGQHSAEPVSKHKQKKRRDESSLGHSNMSGKSSQGSQARGTESNTTSKIPQPSVEKSKKKKKVRIAE